Part of the Solanum pennellii chromosome 10, SPENNV200 genome is shown below.
TAAACTTGGTTATAAAACGTTTGTTCACGATTGTATAACTGtatttaagtaacaatcaaactaaacataatatttaaacaaaCAATATAGTACTAATAACCATCCAAACAAGATTGGATGACCATAGTGAAACCAACATGAGGGATGTGACTTACTAAGGAACAATTTTGGAAGCTTTGATCTTATAAATCCATGAAATGAAGGCATTTTTGGAGTTTCTAAAACCCAAAAAACCATGTTCCTTGCTCTTATTCATAGTATCCAATGGACACTCTTCATTGAGAACAAGATCAACAAACCACCAACCTCCAATCTCCTCCAATTTACTTTTTACCAATCCATTCTCCTCCACAATCTCATCCCAAATTTTTCCTTTATCCTTCATCATCTCCTCAAGTCTCCATCtcttattttcatcaaattcttCAATTTCCACTTCAAACTCCTCACCTAAAACTTTCCACAAATGCTTCCAGTGGAACACATCCCCATTGCTTATATTAAACGCCTCATTCTTCGCGTTTGGATCCACTGATGCCCATATATGCTGCTCCGCAATTAAATCTGCATCTGAACAAATCGAATAACCATCCCACCCACATTTAGAGCCTGGAAATCTCAACGGCAACCCCTCGTGTTTACATATAGCTGCATAAACACAAAGAGTTCCAATAATGTTCATCATACTATACGGTGAAAATCCAAAAATCAACCCAGGTCTATGAATTGACCATGTTAAtccttcttttttcttcacctccTCGAACAAGATATCCTCCAGGGTGTAATAGAAATTGGGTACGGGTAAACGGGGCAAACCCTCGTGATATGGGGTATCATGTGCTATTTTTCCAAACAATTCAAATGAACCATGATAGTGTTTTAGACCCGTTTGCAAACAGATATGACACAAATTGGGGCAATTGGGGATAATCGCATCGAGCacattttgtaacatttttcCATTGATTTCACAGTTTTCAACCTCTGTTGGCCGATTCGCCCAAGTAACATAGAAAACGTGAGTGATATCAGTGAGAAGAGTGAGTCTAGATTGGGTTTCTTCTCGATCCGATATGTCACATTGGATATACTCAATCGGATCGTTGACATTCCACGGTGGTCTAGGGCGGCGTGCAACGCCGTAGACCTTCCAAGGACCGCCAGGAGTATCGGCACAAGGGAGGATCTCGGCGAGACTATTACCGACGATGCCAGTGACTCCGATGATTAGAGCGAcactttgaaaattttcatcttcatcaatttttttctgggttattaaaaattatgttagATATTAGATATAGAATTGTggaatcataaaaaataaaataaaattgaaagaaaatatatggTAGTTGTTAATTACTCTAATAATTATGGatagaatttattttaattaactaaGTCGTAGCCATTAAATTGAATATATCTCATGTGTCATCAATTCAAGTAGTAAATTGGGGGAATAAAGAGAAGATGAATAGAGAGCAATTAACTCCGACTTAATCTGATTGTTAAAACagaaaaagttcaaatatattCGATATTATTTgaaagaatttaaatatatattttttatttttatatatttctttcattcTATGTTAACATATATAGATAGACCTTCAACTTCAACGTACATACATAAATCaacttaaaaatcaaataatccTCCCTAAAATTTAATTGCAGAGCTTTCGTAGTGGTTGTGTGATAATTTGAatggaaattttaaataaagaagacGGACTGTAAAAATAGGTTTTGGTTCAAACTTTGTCATTATTGGGTATATATAAATGGATTAAATAGATGGATTTCAGAGGAATTGggttaatatataatatataattaaaataaatggcGGTTTAATTCTTAAGCTCCATTTCCTAAAATTAGGGTACATAATAGATGTTGGATATATGCTAACAGGAGTTAATCtatattgtttaattatttaatttatatgacacaaaataatttgaagagtcagttaaattataatatgtaattgttcaaaattgattattattgtaatttataatttttttatatatattttaatagtatttat
Proteins encoded:
- the LOC107032160 gene encoding 3-oxo-Delta(4,5)-steroid 5-beta-reductase-like translates to MSWWWSGAIGAAKKKIDEDENFQSVALIIGVTGIVGNSLAEILPCADTPGGPWKVYGVARRPRPPWNVNDPIEYIQCDISDREETQSRLTLLTDITHVFYVTWANRPTEVENCEINGKMLQNVLDAIIPNCPNLCHICLQTGLKHYHGSFELFGKIAHDTPYHEGLPRLPVPNFYYTLEDILFEEVKKKEGLTWSIHRPGLIFGFSPYSMMNIIGTLCVYAAICKHEGLPLRFPGSKCGWDGYSICSDADLIAEQHIWASVDPNAKNEAFNISNGDVFHWKHLWKVLGEEFEVEIEEFDENKRWRLEEMMKDKGKIWDEIVEENGLVKSKLEEIGGWWFVDLVLNEECPLDTMNKSKEHGFLGFRNSKNAFISWIYKIKASKIVP